The proteins below are encoded in one region of Streptomyces cyanogenus:
- a CDS encoding NAD(+)/NADH kinase has product MTVNRVGLVVHGGRAEAVAAARTVRAWCAEHAVGCRDIDVWQEGARHSAREEVDSAGDPDLIVTLGGDGTFLRGARLAAENDALVLGVDLGRVGFLTEVPATQVRAALDAVREERIGVERRMLLTLRASCRLEVPPHMEALLRYGRGPMLPPPRVRTDCEAGGDWGVALNVTALNDVVVEKLARDRQVSVGVYLAGRLLAYYSADALLVATPTGSTAYSFAAGGPVVSPRAEALVFTPVAPHMVFNRAVVAAPDEPIALRVLERSGQAAVSIDGQLRGVLSPGDWIGVYAAPRRLKAVRLGPTDFYGRLRERMHLTDAPAALADGEAPPLWPVTTPPPGDLAHLALPPAPGDTPPLT; this is encoded by the coding sequence ATGACGGTGAACCGTGTCGGCCTGGTCGTGCACGGCGGGCGCGCCGAGGCGGTGGCCGCCGCGCGGACCGTGCGCGCGTGGTGCGCCGAGCACGCGGTGGGGTGCCGGGACATCGACGTGTGGCAGGAGGGCGCCCGGCACAGTGCCCGCGAGGAGGTCGACAGCGCGGGCGACCCGGATCTCATCGTCACCCTGGGGGGCGACGGCACGTTCCTGCGCGGGGCCCGGCTGGCGGCCGAGAACGACGCCCTGGTGCTCGGCGTGGACCTCGGCCGGGTCGGCTTCCTCACGGAGGTGCCCGCCACGCAGGTGCGGGCCGCGCTGGACGCCGTACGGGAGGAACGGATCGGCGTCGAACGCCGGATGCTGCTCACCCTGCGGGCATCGTGCCGGCTGGAGGTGCCCCCGCACATGGAGGCACTGCTCAGGTACGGCCGCGGACCGATGCTGCCGCCGCCGCGGGTGCGCACGGACTGCGAGGCGGGCGGCGACTGGGGGGTCGCCCTGAACGTCACCGCGCTGAACGACGTGGTCGTGGAGAAGCTGGCCCGGGACCGGCAGGTGTCGGTCGGGGTGTATCTGGCGGGCCGGCTCCTGGCCTACTACTCGGCCGACGCGCTGCTGGTGGCCACGCCGACGGGCTCGACGGCGTACAGCTTCGCCGCGGGCGGTCCGGTGGTCTCACCCCGCGCGGAGGCCCTGGTGTTCACGCCGGTCGCCCCGCACATGGTGTTCAACCGGGCGGTGGTGGCCGCACCGGACGAGCCCATCGCGCTGCGCGTGCTGGAACGGTCGGGCCAGGCCGCGGTCAGCATCGACGGCCAGCTGCGCGGGGTGCTGAGCCCGGGTGACTGGATCGGCGTGTACGCCGCTCCGCGCCGGCTCAAGGCGGTGCGGCTCGGTCCGACGGACTTCTACGGCCGGTTGCGCGAGCGCATGCACCTCACCGACGCTCCGGCCGCGCTCGCCGACGGGGAGGCACCCCCGCTGTGGCCGGTGACCACACCGCCGCCCGGAGACCTGGCCCATCTGGCCCTGCCCCCGGCGCCCGGAGACACTCCCCCGCTGACCTGA
- a CDS encoding peptidylprolyl isomerase, whose amino-acid sequence MSTVELNTNFGRIVVELNDAEAPKTVENFLSYVRSGHYDGTIFHRVINGFMIQGGGFTPDMTQKPTQAPIQNEADNGLKNNNYTLAMARTNDPHSATAQFFINVSDNAFLNYSAKTPTGWGYAVFGKVTEGQDVVDSIKGVKTGSRGGHQDVPTEPVVIESAKVLG is encoded by the coding sequence ATGTCGACCGTCGAGCTGAACACCAACTTCGGCCGGATCGTGGTGGAACTCAACGACGCCGAGGCGCCGAAGACCGTCGAGAACTTCCTGTCGTACGTGCGCAGCGGTCACTACGACGGCACGATTTTCCACCGGGTAATTAACGGCTTTATGATCCAGGGCGGCGGTTTCACCCCGGACATGACCCAGAAGCCCACCCAGGCGCCGATCCAGAATGAGGCCGACAACGGGCTGAAGAACAACAACTACACCCTGGCGATGGCGCGGACGAACGACCCGCACTCCGCGACGGCGCAGTTCTTCATCAACGTTTCGGACAACGCCTTCCTCAATTACTCGGCGAAGACCCCGACCGGCTGGGGCTACGCCGTGTTCGGCAAGGTCACCGAGGGCCAGGACGTCGTCGACTCCATCAAGGGGGTCAAGACGGGCAGCCGGGGCGGCCACCAGGACGTCCCGACGGAGCCCGTGGTCATCGAGTCCGCCAAGGTTCTCGGCTGA
- a CDS encoding thioesterase II family protein, whose product MADRSGAAHRSWLRGFHQPTPGAPRLLCLPHAGGSASFYFPFSKALSPAVDVRAVQYPGRQDRHSEPLLDSVQELAQGVFHALDERDGTPLALFGHSMGAMVGFELARLLEAAGRPPAVFFVSGRRGPSVERTETVHQGDDARLIEEVTKLDGTHAALLQDEEMLRMILPVLRADYRAVETYRHTPGPRLSCPVVALTGDADPRVTPEEARTWSQETDGPFELHVYPGGHFYLVAQQQAVLSRIEATLRRPGPGTGAARPRDPRRNRDAGGTGATGAAPAVRVSREPWRTR is encoded by the coding sequence ATGGCCGACCGCTCCGGCGCAGCGCACCGCTCGTGGCTGCGCGGCTTCCACCAGCCGACACCGGGTGCGCCGCGACTGCTCTGCCTGCCGCACGCCGGCGGCTCGGCGAGCTTCTACTTCCCCTTCTCCAAGGCGCTGTCGCCCGCGGTGGACGTCCGCGCGGTGCAGTACCCCGGCCGCCAGGACCGCCACTCGGAACCCCTGCTGGACTCCGTCCAGGAACTCGCGCAGGGGGTGTTTCACGCGCTGGACGAGCGGGACGGCACGCCTCTCGCCCTGTTCGGGCACAGCATGGGCGCCATGGTCGGCTTCGAACTGGCCCGGCTGCTGGAGGCCGCCGGCCGGCCCCCCGCGGTGTTCTTCGTCTCCGGCCGCCGGGGCCCGTCCGTCGAGCGGACCGAGACCGTCCACCAGGGCGACGACGCGCGGCTGATCGAGGAGGTCACCAAGCTCGACGGCACCCACGCGGCCCTGCTGCAGGACGAGGAGATGCTGCGCATGATCCTGCCCGTGCTGCGCGCCGACTACCGCGCGGTGGAGACGTATCGGCACACCCCCGGGCCGCGGCTGAGCTGCCCCGTCGTCGCGCTGACGGGCGACGCCGACCCCCGGGTGACCCCCGAGGAGGCCCGGACCTGGTCCCAGGAGACCGACGGGCCGTTCGAGCTCCACGTGTACCCGGGAGGCCACTTCTACCTGGTGGCGCAGCAGCAGGCCGTACTGTCCCGCATCGAGGCCACGCTACGGCGGCCCGGTCCGGGCACCGGAGCCGCCCGACCCCGGGATCCCCGGCGGAACCGCGACGCGGGCGGCACCGGTGCCACCGGTGCCGCCCCGGCGGTGCGCGTCAGCCGAGAACCTTGGCGGACTCGATGA
- a CDS encoding helix-turn-helix transcriptional regulator, which translates to MGDAGRDEDGADEHLIREAEKIAVALGRMFPGLCEVVLHDLRDPDHAIRAIENNLSGRQVGDSATELGLARIADPQYPSVIQNYPNRFPDGRPAKSTSIGIKNAAGEYVAALCLNLDVSVLSPVTLALSNLVATDTEHRDQPLETLRDRNARELRQAVEAHAAERAATPRSLSREDKRALVRQLQRDGYFDSRDAAQTIADLLGVSRATVYNYTK; encoded by the coding sequence GTGGGCGACGCCGGCAGGGACGAGGACGGCGCGGACGAGCACCTCATCCGGGAGGCCGAGAAGATCGCCGTGGCGCTGGGCCGCATGTTTCCCGGCCTGTGCGAGGTGGTGCTGCACGACCTGCGGGATCCGGACCACGCCATCCGCGCGATCGAGAACAACCTGTCGGGCCGTCAGGTGGGCGACTCGGCCACCGAGTTGGGGCTGGCCCGTATCGCCGACCCGCAGTACCCCAGCGTCATCCAGAACTATCCCAACCGGTTCCCGGACGGCCGCCCGGCGAAGTCCACGTCCATCGGCATCAAGAACGCCGCCGGGGAGTACGTCGCGGCCCTGTGCCTGAACCTCGACGTGTCCGTCCTGTCCCCGGTGACCCTCGCGTTGTCCAACCTCGTGGCCACGGACACCGAGCACCGCGACCAGCCGCTGGAGACGCTGCGGGACCGCAACGCGCGCGAGCTGCGCCAAGCGGTCGAGGCCCACGCCGCCGAGCGCGCCGCCACCCCCCGCTCACTGAGCCGGGAGGACAAGAGGGCGCTCGTACGGCAGTTGCAGCGGGACGGCTACTTCGACTCGCGCGACGCCGCGCAGACCATCGCGGACCTGCTCGGCGTGTCCCGGGCCACGGTCTACAACTACACGAAGTGA
- a CDS encoding DSD1 family PLP-dependent enzyme has protein sequence MSTAAAPTARTLADPDTPFAVVDVHRARRNIARLRARADRLGVALRPHVKTAKSLDAAALLHDGGPGPVTVSTLAEAEAFADAGHRDITYAVGIEPHKLPRVVALSRRGVTLRVLLDSTEQAAFVTAAAREAGVALPALIEIDCDGHRGGLRPDAPGLAGIARVLHDAGCLDGVLTHAGESYFCHTPEERREAARNERDAAVAAAQRLRAAGLPVPTVSVGSTPTAHAADDLTGVTELRAGNYVFFDLVMAGLGVCDLDDLALSVVVTVIGHRPEYGWIVTDGGWMAMSRDRGTAAQPQDQGYGLVTDLSGTLIPDLVMTAASQEHGTLTARNGAALPELPIGTRLRLLPNHACATAAQHHGYHVIDGTRGTAAPAPAVEAYWPRVTGW, from the coding sequence ATGTCCACCGCCGCCGCCCCCACCGCCCGGACGCTGGCCGACCCCGACACCCCGTTCGCCGTCGTCGACGTGCACCGTGCCCGTCGCAACATCGCCCGGCTGCGGGCGAGGGCGGACCGGCTCGGGGTCGCGCTGCGCCCGCACGTGAAGACGGCCAAGAGCCTCGACGCGGCCGCCCTCCTGCACGACGGCGGCCCCGGCCCCGTCACCGTCTCCACCCTCGCCGAGGCCGAGGCGTTCGCCGACGCCGGTCACCGCGACATCACCTATGCCGTCGGTATCGAACCGCACAAACTCCCGCGTGTGGTCGCCCTGTCGCGGCGCGGCGTCACCCTGCGCGTCCTGCTGGACAGCACCGAGCAGGCGGCGTTCGTCACCGCGGCCGCGCGGGAGGCCGGCGTCGCCCTCCCCGCGCTGATCGAGATCGACTGCGACGGCCACCGCGGCGGTCTCAGGCCCGACGCCCCGGGGCTTGCCGGGATCGCCCGCGTCCTGCACGACGCGGGCTGCCTGGACGGCGTGCTGACCCACGCGGGCGAGTCGTACTTCTGCCACACTCCCGAGGAACGGCGAGAGGCGGCGCGGAACGAGCGCGACGCCGCGGTCGCCGCGGCTCAGCGGCTCCGCGCGGCCGGTCTGCCCGTGCCCACGGTCAGCGTGGGCTCCACCCCCACCGCCCACGCCGCCGACGACCTCACCGGGGTCACCGAACTCCGCGCCGGCAATTACGTCTTCTTCGACCTGGTGATGGCGGGCCTCGGCGTGTGCGACCTGGACGACCTCGCCCTGTCGGTGGTGGTCACCGTCATCGGCCACCGCCCCGAGTACGGCTGGATCGTCACCGACGGCGGCTGGATGGCCATGTCCCGGGACCGCGGCACCGCCGCCCAGCCGCAGGACCAGGGTTACGGCCTGGTCACCGACCTGAGCGGCACCCTGATCCCGGACCTGGTCATGACCGCCGCCAGCCAGGAACACGGCACCCTCACCGCCCGCAACGGCGCCGCCCTGCCCGAGCTGCCCATCGGCACCCGTCTGCGCCTCCTGCCCAACCACGCCTGCGCCACCGCCGCCCAGCACCACGGCTACCACGTCATCGACGGCACCCGCGGCACGGCAGCGCCCGCGCCGGCGGTCGAGGCGTACTGGCCGCGCGTCACCGGCTGGTGA